Part of the Triticum urartu cultivar G1812 chromosome 2, Tu2.1, whole genome shotgun sequence genome, AAGAATAGCACGACCACCTACATCATCCTCCTGCCGGCCACCAGGGCCGCCGGAAGGAAGGAAGAGAAGGGACGGCAacgggaagaagaaggggaccCTCAACTCGGCAAAGGAGGAGAGGCGAGGAGAGAATGGATTAAAAAAAAACTGCTTAATGGATTAAAAAAAACTGCCAATAGCCGAATCTGAGAGACTGCCCACACCGTGCACGCTTCTTcctcgcgccgcgccgccgccgccgccaccaccaccaccaccatactCCTCTGGTCTCTCTGCATCCAGTCCAAATCGAATCCGCCCGCTCAAAAATCACCCAGTCTCTTGATTCTGCAGGCAAGCGCTTCTTCGATTTCCCCTTGTTAATTGTTGGGATTTGGTTCGTTATTGCTCATTTCAATCTGACAATATCTGCGTGTGCGTTGCGGTCGCAGCTGTGTAAGTGCTGCGAGGGAGCATGAGCATGGCCTTCTCGTGCGCGAGCGTTCGCCTGCACGGCCGCGTCGGCACCGTCAAGTGCCGGGCCGTTCTAGCTAGGCCGAGCGGCTGTTCGTACCCGACTGGAAGGAGGCGGATCGCTAGAGGAATCCGTTGCCAGCTGCCGCCGCAGGCCAGTGCGGATGGGAGCGCAGCCACCACCTCCGGCGCAGCTGTGGTCGCCCGAGAGGCGGGGAAGGTTGCTGGTTCTGCCGAGGACGTCGGCGCGGTTACCCAGCCGACTGCGCTTCAAGAGAAGGGCGCGGAGGTTGCTGACGTTAGTGGATCGGGTGGGAATGGGAAGTTCCGGCctggtggcggcggtggtggaggtGGGGATAGTGGTGGGGGTGGCGATGGTGGGGATGGCCACAATGAGGGGGATGATGAGTTTGGGCCGATCCTTAGCTTCGAACAGGTAGTCCAGGAGGTGGAGAAGCAAGGGGTTAGCTTGTCCAGCTTGCCAGCCGATATGATCGAGGCGGCGAAGAGCATCGGGGTTCAGAAGCTGCTGCTGCTGAGATACTTGGACATGCAGGTGTTGTAAAGTGCTCTTGTTCTTATGCGTCTTTTGGGATTGCTATATGGCTGACTCGGAGTTATTTTGCTGTTTGCATGTTCTAGGCCTCAGCTTGGCCCTTGGGTCCTGCCATTAGATCCTGTGGGCTTCTCCGGAATAGGATGCTGGTTGATCCTGTGTTCCTCTTCAAAATTGGGACGGAGGTAGGTTCGGTTCTTATCTTAGGTAGAATTGCACACTGGTAAGTGTTCATTGGTAGGATTGTTAATTGATCGTTTTGGTGGAACGTTTTGCAGATAGTTATTGACACATGTTGCGCGACTTTTGCGGAGGTTCAGAAGAGGGGCGATGAGTTCTGGTCAGAATTCGAGTTGTATGCAGCAGATATGTTGGTAGGCGTAGTTGTTAATGTTGCTTTAGTTGGCATGTTAGCACCATATGCTCGATTCCGTGGGGGGTCTGCATCAGCAGGTATTCTTGGGCGTGTTAGGCATGCTTATGATGCTCTCCCGAGCAGGTGAGTTATGAACTATGCTAACAGTTCTGTGGGAGTAAAAAATGGAAGCAGTATTTTGTGTTAATTGCAAGTGACTTCTCGTTGTGTCTCTAGGTGCATGTCATTTAATATTTCTATGTACTTATAGTTCTATGTGTAAGTTCTTTAGTGGGAACCAGGTGTATTACTGTCTTCCCGTTCCATTAAAGCTTTTAGCCTAATTTTTCTGCAATCTAGGTTATTTGTCTTTTATCCATAAATCAAGCCACAAAGGCCAGTCACATCCCTAGAAAAAGCAAGGTTTTTCAGTGCATAATTCTTAATGAGTGAAAAACTGTAAAAAGGGCAAGGTTTGTT contains:
- the LOC125536863 gene encoding protein RETICULATA, chloroplastic-like isoform X1 — encoded protein: MSMAFSCASVRLHGRVGTVKCRAVLARPSGCSYPTGRRRIARGIRCQLPPQASADGSAATTSGAAVVAREAGKVAGSAEDVGAVTQPTALQEKGAEVADVSGSGGNGKFRPGGGGGGGGDSGGGGDGGDGHNEGDDEFGPILSFEQVVQEVEKQGVSLSSLPADMIEAAKSIGVQKLLLLRYLDMQASAWPLGPAIRSCGLLRNRMLVDPVFLFKIGTEIVIDTCCATFAEVQKRGDEFWSEFELYAADMLVGVVVNVALVGMLAPYARFRGGSASAGILGRVRHAYDALPSSVFEAERPGYSFSIRQRLGSYLLKGLLYGAVGFSCGLVGQGIANLIMTAKRSVKKSENDVPVPPLLKTSALWGVFLGVSSNTRYQVINGLERLVEASPLGKRVPAASLAFTVSVRFANNVYGGMQFVDWARMSGCQ
- the LOC125536863 gene encoding protein RETICULATA-RELATED 1, chloroplastic-like isoform X2 encodes the protein MSMAFSCASVRLHGRVGTVKCRAVLARPSGCSYPTGRRRIARGIRCQLPPQASADGSAATTSGAAVVAREAGKVAGSAEDVGAVTQPTALQEKGAEVADVSGSGGNGKFRPGGGGGGGGDSGGGGDGGDGHNEGDDEFGPILSFEQVVQEVEKQGVSLSSLPADMIEAAKSIGVQKLLLLRYLDMQASAWPLGPAIRSCGLLRNRMLVDPVFLFKIGTEIVIDTCCATFAEVQKRGDEFWSEFELYAADMLVGVVVNVALVGMLAPYARFRGGSASAGILGRVRHAYDALPSSVFEAERPGYSFSIRQRLGSYLLKGLLYGAVGFSCGLVGQGIANLIMTAKRSVKKSENDVPVPPLLKTSALWGHVSCSAGSKRKG